From a single Eubalaena glacialis isolate mEubGla1 chromosome 15, mEubGla1.1.hap2.+ XY, whole genome shotgun sequence genomic region:
- the AQP4 gene encoding aquaporin-4 isoform X1, whose amino-acid sequence MSDRPAARQWGKCGPLCRRESIMVAFKGVWTQAFWKAVTAEFLAMLIFVLLSLGSTINWGGADKPLPVDMVLISLCFGLSIATMVQCFGHISGGHINPAVTVAMVCTRKISIAKSVFYIAAQCLGAIIGAGILYLVTPPSVVGGLGVTTVHGNLSAGHGLLVELIITFQLVFTIFASCDSKRTDVTGSIALAIGFSVAIGHLFAINYTGASMNPARSFGPAVIMGNWENHWIYWVGPIIGAVLAGGLYEYVFCPDVELKRRFKEAFNKAAQQTKGSYMEVEDNRSQVETDDLILKPGVVHVIDIDRGEEKKGKDPSGEVLSSV is encoded by the exons ATGAGTGACAGACCCGCAGCCAGGCAGTGGGG taaGTGTGGACCTTTGTGTAGAAGAGAGAGTATCATGGTGGCCTTCAAAGGGGTCTGGACTCAAGCTTTCTGGAAGGCAGTCACAGCGGAATTTCTGGCTATGCTTATTTTTGTCCTGCTCAGCCTGGGATCCACCATCAACTGGGGTGGAGCAGACAAGCCCTTACCGGTCGACATGGTTCTCATCTCCCTCTGCTTTGGACTCAGCATCGCAACTATGGTCCAGTGCTTTGGCCACATCAGTGGTGGCCACATCAACCCCGCCGTGACAGTGGCCATGGTGTGCACGAGGAAGATTAGCATTGCCAAGTCTGTCTTCTACATCGCAGCCCAGTGCCTGGGTGCCATCATTGGAGCCGGGATTCTCTATCTGGTCACGCCTCCCAGTGTGGTGGGAGGCCTGGGAGTCACAACG gTTCATGGAAATCTTAGCGCTGGTCACGGTCTCCTGGTGGAGTTGATAATCACATTTCAGTTGGTGTTTACTATTTTTGCCAGCTGTGATTCCAAACGGACTGATGTCACTGGTTCCATAGCTTTAGCAATTGGATTCTCTGTTGCAATTGGACATTTATTTGCA atcAATTACACTGGTGCCAGCATGAACCCCGCCCGATCCTTTGGACCTGCCGTTATCATGGGAAATTGGGAAAACCACTGG ATATATTGGGTTGGACCAATAATAGGAGCTGTCCTTGCTGGTGGCCTTTATGAGTATGTCTTTTGTCCAGATGTTGAACTCAAACGTCGTTTTAAAGAAGCCTTCAACAAAGCTGCCCAGCAAACAAAAGGGAGCTACATGGAGGTGGAGGACAACAGGAGCCAGGTAGAGACCGACGACTTGATTCTAAAACCTGGAGTGGTGCACGTGATCGACATTGACCGGGGtgaggaaaagaaggggaaagacCCATCTGGAGAGGTGTTGTCTTCAGTATGA
- the AQP4 gene encoding aquaporin-4 isoform X2: MSDRPAARQWGKCGPLCRRESIMVAFKGVWTQAFWKAVTAEFLAMLIFVLLSLGSTINWGGADKPLPVDMVLISLCFGLSIATMVQCFGHISGGHINPAVTVAMVCTRKISIAKSVFYIAAQCLGAIIGAGILYLVTPPSVVGGLGVTTVHGNLSAGHGLLVELIITFQLVFTIFASCDSKRTDVTGSIALAIGFSVAIGHLFAIYWVGPIIGAVLAGGLYEYVFCPDVELKRRFKEAFNKAAQQTKGSYMEVEDNRSQVETDDLILKPGVVHVIDIDRGEEKKGKDPSGEVLSSV; the protein is encoded by the exons ATGAGTGACAGACCCGCAGCCAGGCAGTGGGG taaGTGTGGACCTTTGTGTAGAAGAGAGAGTATCATGGTGGCCTTCAAAGGGGTCTGGACTCAAGCTTTCTGGAAGGCAGTCACAGCGGAATTTCTGGCTATGCTTATTTTTGTCCTGCTCAGCCTGGGATCCACCATCAACTGGGGTGGAGCAGACAAGCCCTTACCGGTCGACATGGTTCTCATCTCCCTCTGCTTTGGACTCAGCATCGCAACTATGGTCCAGTGCTTTGGCCACATCAGTGGTGGCCACATCAACCCCGCCGTGACAGTGGCCATGGTGTGCACGAGGAAGATTAGCATTGCCAAGTCTGTCTTCTACATCGCAGCCCAGTGCCTGGGTGCCATCATTGGAGCCGGGATTCTCTATCTGGTCACGCCTCCCAGTGTGGTGGGAGGCCTGGGAGTCACAACG gTTCATGGAAATCTTAGCGCTGGTCACGGTCTCCTGGTGGAGTTGATAATCACATTTCAGTTGGTGTTTACTATTTTTGCCAGCTGTGATTCCAAACGGACTGATGTCACTGGTTCCATAGCTTTAGCAATTGGATTCTCTGTTGCAATTGGACATTTATTTGCA ATATATTGGGTTGGACCAATAATAGGAGCTGTCCTTGCTGGTGGCCTTTATGAGTATGTCTTTTGTCCAGATGTTGAACTCAAACGTCGTTTTAAAGAAGCCTTCAACAAAGCTGCCCAGCAAACAAAAGGGAGCTACATGGAGGTGGAGGACAACAGGAGCCAGGTAGAGACCGACGACTTGATTCTAAAACCTGGAGTGGTGCACGTGATCGACATTGACCGGGGtgaggaaaagaaggggaaagacCCATCTGGAGAGGTGTTGTCTTCAGTATGA